Proteins co-encoded in one Klebsiella michiganensis genomic window:
- a CDS encoding xylulose kinase (catalyzes the formation of D-xylulose-5-phosphate fro D-xylulose), which translates to MYIGIDLGTSGVKVILLSEAGEVMATRSEPLAVSRPHSLWSEQDPEHWWQATDRAMRALGTEHSLSGVKAIGLAGQMHGATLLDSKQRVLRPAILWNDGRSGEECALLESNVEEAREITGNLMMPGFTAPKLLWVERHEPEIFAQINKVLLPKDYLRLRMTGEFASDMSDAAGTMWLDVAKRDWSETMLDACRLSRRHMPELFEGSEITGALTRAVAEAWKMPAVPVVAGGGDNAAGAIGVGMVDAGQAMLSLGTSGVYFAVSDGFRSKPESAVHSFCHALPNRWHLMSVMLSAASCLDWAAKLTGLGSVPALLAAAEQANLDAGVVWFLPYLSGERTPHNNPQAKGTFFGLTHQHGPAELARAVLEGVGYALADGMDVVHECGITPGSITLIGGGARSPYWRQMLADISGQVLDYRTGGEVGPALGAARLAQIALSPGQPLQALLPQLPLEQRHQPDFARHQRYAGRRQVFNQIYQQLLPLMS; encoded by the coding sequence ATGTATATCGGCATCGATCTTGGCACTTCGGGCGTGAAAGTGATCCTGCTTAGCGAAGCAGGTGAGGTGATGGCAACACGCAGTGAGCCCCTGGCCGTCTCCCGACCTCATTCCCTTTGGTCTGAGCAAGATCCCGAACACTGGTGGCAGGCTACCGATCGTGCGATGCGCGCGCTGGGCACGGAGCACTCACTTAGCGGTGTAAAGGCGATTGGGCTTGCTGGTCAGATGCATGGTGCAACGCTGCTGGACAGCAAACAGCGCGTACTCCGCCCGGCTATCCTTTGGAACGATGGCCGTAGCGGCGAAGAATGTGCGCTGCTGGAGAGCAACGTGGAAGAGGCGAGGGAGATAACCGGCAACCTGATGATGCCCGGTTTTACCGCGCCTAAGCTGCTGTGGGTCGAGCGTCATGAGCCGGAGATTTTTGCGCAGATCAATAAAGTTTTGCTGCCGAAGGACTATCTGCGCCTGAGAATGACCGGCGAATTCGCCAGCGATATGTCCGATGCGGCAGGCACGATGTGGCTGGATGTGGCTAAGCGCGACTGGAGCGAGACGATGCTCGACGCCTGCCGCCTTTCCCGACGGCATATGCCTGAATTGTTCGAGGGCAGCGAAATCACAGGGGCACTAACCCGAGCCGTCGCTGAGGCCTGGAAAATGCCTGCGGTGCCCGTTGTGGCCGGCGGGGGCGACAATGCCGCCGGGGCTATCGGTGTCGGCATGGTCGATGCCGGGCAGGCAATGCTTTCGCTCGGCACATCCGGGGTTTATTTCGCCGTCAGCGACGGCTTCCGCAGCAAGCCGGAAAGCGCAGTGCACAGTTTTTGCCATGCGTTACCTAACCGCTGGCACTTGATGTCGGTCATGCTCAGTGCGGCCTCCTGTCTTGACTGGGCGGCTAAACTCACCGGCCTGGGCAGCGTGCCGGCTCTGCTGGCGGCGGCGGAACAGGCAAATCTGGACGCCGGCGTGGTTTGGTTCCTGCCTTATCTTTCTGGGGAGCGTACTCCGCACAATAACCCGCAGGCTAAAGGCACCTTTTTTGGTCTGACCCATCAACACGGCCCCGCCGAGCTTGCCCGCGCGGTGCTGGAAGGTGTGGGCTATGCGCTGGCGGATGGCATGGATGTTGTGCACGAGTGTGGCATTACGCCGGGCAGCATCACGCTGATTGGCGGCGGCGCACGTAGCCCGTACTGGCGCCAAATGCTGGCGGATATCAGCGGGCAGGTGCTGGATTACCGCACCGGCGGCGAGGTAGGGCCCGCGCTGGGGGCGGCGCGCCTGGCGCAAATCGCGCTTTCCCCAGGGCAGCCTTTACAGGCTCTGCTGCCTCAGCTGCCGCTGGAACAAAGACATCAGCCTGATTTTGCTCGCCACCAGCGCTATGCCGGTCGCCGCCAGGTATTTAACCAGATTTATCAGCAACTGCTGCCGCTGATGTCCTGA
- the xylF gene encoding D-xylose transporter subunit XylF (periplasmic substrate-binding component of the ATP-dependent xylose transport system; high affinity) — protein MKIKNLLVTLCASLILTSVSGIAKEVKIGMAIDDLRLERWQKDRDIFVKKAESLGAKVFVQSANGNEETQMSQIENMINRGVDVLVIIPYNGQVLSNVVAEAKREGIKVLAYDRMINNADIDFYISFDNEKVGELQAKSIVSKVPQGNYFLMGGSPVDNNAKLFRAGQMKVLKPYIDEGKIKVVGDQWVDGWLPENALKIMENALTANNNKIDAVVASNDATAGGAIQALSAQGLAGKVAISGQDADLAGIKRIIAGTQTMTVYKPITKLADTAAEIAVELGEGKQPAADATLNNGLKDVPSRLLTPIEVEKTNIDSTVIADGFHKKSDL, from the coding sequence ATGAAGATAAAGAACCTCTTAGTCACGCTATGTGCCTCACTTATCCTTACCAGCGTAAGTGGCATCGCAAAAGAAGTGAAAATCGGTATGGCGATTGACGACCTGCGCCTCGAGCGCTGGCAAAAAGATCGCGATATTTTTGTGAAAAAAGCGGAATCGTTAGGCGCGAAAGTTTTTGTCCAGTCCGCCAATGGCAATGAAGAAACTCAGATGTCGCAAATTGAAAACATGATTAACCGCGGCGTTGATGTATTAGTGATTATCCCCTACAACGGCCAGGTATTAAGCAATGTAGTCGCAGAAGCTAAGCGCGAAGGCATTAAAGTGCTTGCCTATGATCGCATGATTAATAATGCCGACATTGATTTTTATATTTCTTTCGACAATGAAAAAGTCGGTGAATTACAAGCAAAAAGCATCGTAAGCAAAGTGCCTCAAGGGAACTATTTCTTAATGGGTGGCTCGCCGGTGGATAATAATGCGAAATTATTCCGTGCCGGGCAGATGAAAGTATTGAAGCCTTATATCGACGAAGGAAAAATTAAAGTCGTCGGCGATCAGTGGGTTGACGGCTGGCTGCCGGAAAACGCGCTGAAAATTATGGAAAACGCCCTGACGGCGAACAATAACAAGATTGATGCGGTCGTCGCGTCTAACGACGCCACGGCGGGCGGCGCAATCCAGGCGCTCAGCGCGCAAGGGCTGGCGGGGAAAGTCGCAATTTCGGGCCAGGATGCTGACCTTGCGGGCATTAAGCGCATTATTGCCGGCACCCAAACGATGACCGTCTATAAACCTATTACCAAACTGGCGGACACCGCCGCTGAAATTGCCGTCGAGCTGGGTGAAGGTAAACAGCCAGCCGCTGACGCCACATTAAATAATGGCCTCAAAGATGTCCCATCCCGTCTCTTAACGCCTATTGAGGTGGAAAAAACCAATATCGACAGCACCGTCATTGCCGACGGTTTCCACAAAAAGAGCGATCTATAG
- a CDS encoding lipoprotein — translation MMMAERKNRLLLTAFLALMLSACSSTPQEGQAAQKLRPVVHTAAMELACKNQAAYRYNTQPQRINLSDFKQYQASYEMMGSTARKEGFTCSFDESGQFSHLSSRENFNQRATT, via the coding sequence ATGATGATGGCAGAAAGAAAAAATAGGCTCCTCTTAACCGCTTTTTTGGCGTTAATGCTCAGCGCCTGCAGTTCTACGCCGCAGGAAGGCCAGGCCGCGCAGAAGCTACGTCCGGTTGTTCACACCGCGGCGATGGAGCTTGCCTGTAAAAATCAGGCCGCTTATCGGTACAATACCCAGCCGCAGCGCATTAACCTGTCAGACTTTAAGCAGTACCAGGCCAGCTACGAAATGATGGGCAGTACCGCCCGTAAAGAAGGCTTTACCTGCTCGTTTGATGAAAGTGGTCAATTTTCACACCTTTCCAGCCGCGAAAACTTCAACCAACGCGCAACAACCTGA
- a CDS encoding xylose isomerase (catalyzes the interconversion of D-xylose to D-xylulose), with protein sequence MQDYFDQLDRVRFEGPKTTNPLAFRHYNPDALILGKRMEEHLRFAACYWHTFCWTGADMFGVGAFERPWQQAGDEMALAKRKADVAFEFFQKLGVPYYCFHDVDVSPEGASLKKYLNNFAQMTEVLAQKQQDSGVKLLWGTANCFTHPRYGAGAATNPDPEVFTWAATQVVTAMNATHQLGGENYVLWGGREGYETLLNTDLRQEREQIGRFMQMVVEHKHKIGFRGTLLIEPKPQEPTKHQYDYDVATVYGFLKQFGLEKEIKVNIEANHATLAGHSFHHEIASAIALGIFGSVDANRGDPQLGWDTDQFPNSVEENALVMYEILKAGGFTTGGLNFDAKVRRQSTDKYDLFYGHIGAMDTMALALKVAARMVEDGELDKRVAKRYAGWNSELGQQILKGQISLTQLAQYAEQHKLSPQHQSGHQELLENLINHYLFDN encoded by the coding sequence ATGCAAGATTATTTCGACCAACTCGATCGCGTGCGTTTTGAAGGCCCTAAAACCACCAACCCACTGGCGTTTCGCCACTACAATCCAGATGCATTAATCCTTGGGAAACGCATGGAAGAGCATCTGCGTTTCGCTGCCTGCTACTGGCACACATTCTGCTGGACGGGCGCGGATATGTTCGGCGTGGGGGCATTTGAACGCCCGTGGCAGCAGGCCGGAGATGAGATGGCGCTTGCGAAGCGTAAGGCTGATGTCGCGTTTGAATTTTTCCAGAAACTGGGCGTGCCTTATTACTGCTTTCATGATGTTGACGTGTCGCCGGAAGGGGCGTCGCTTAAGAAATACCTGAACAACTTTGCGCAGATGACAGAAGTGCTGGCGCAAAAACAGCAGGACAGCGGCGTGAAGCTGTTATGGGGTACGGCTAACTGCTTTACCCACCCGCGCTATGGGGCCGGGGCAGCAACGAATCCCGATCCTGAAGTGTTTACCTGGGCGGCGACGCAAGTCGTGACAGCCATGAACGCCACGCATCAATTAGGCGGGGAAAACTATGTACTGTGGGGCGGGCGCGAAGGGTATGAAACCCTGCTGAATACCGACCTGCGGCAGGAGCGTGAGCAAATTGGCCGCTTCATGCAAATGGTCGTGGAGCACAAGCATAAAATCGGCTTCCGTGGCACTTTACTTATCGAACCGAAGCCGCAGGAACCGACCAAACATCAGTACGATTATGATGTGGCAACGGTCTACGGTTTCCTGAAGCAGTTCGGTCTCGAAAAAGAGATAAAGGTCAATATCGAGGCTAACCACGCGACGCTTGCCGGGCACTCATTCCACCACGAAATCGCCAGCGCGATTGCATTGGGTATTTTTGGCTCGGTGGATGCTAACCGGGGCGATCCGCAGCTGGGCTGGGATACCGATCAGTTCCCAAACAGCGTCGAGGAAAACGCGCTGGTGATGTATGAGATCCTGAAAGCCGGTGGGTTCACGACCGGTGGCCTGAACTTCGACGCCAAAGTGCGCCGCCAGAGCACCGACAAATACGACCTGTTCTATGGTCATATCGGCGCAATGGATACGATGGCGCTGGCGCTGAAAGTGGCTGCCCGCATGGTAGAAGACGGTGAGCTCGATAAACGTGTCGCCAAACGCTACGCCGGGTGGAATAGTGAGCTGGGCCAGCAAATTCTTAAAGGGCAGATATCGCTCACACAGCTTGCGCAGTACGCTGAGCAGCACAAGCTGTCCCCCCAGCATCAAAGCGGGCATCAGGAGCTGCTGGAAAACCTGATTAACCATTATTTGTTCGATAACTAA
- a CDS encoding chemotaxis protein (serine sensor receptor), producing MKNIKVITGIITTLGIFSVLLLVTGALYYSSVSSDRLNFQNTGLLNYQQQQLGGSFQTLVETRVTINRVAIRVLKNQRDPASLEAMNKLLANAGVLLADAQKQFSSYMDSDDVPGQDKALDDKAAASFKQMHDVMAQSIQFLKADNYQAYGNLDAQQAQDDFKAVYGQWLAQNTRLLKAASAENQSSYTGMLWTLGTILLIVIAALVVIWLGLQRVLLGPLKNVMGHIQAISEGDLTRAIDAEGRSEMSRLSAGLKTMQQSLAKTVSVVRDNADSIYTGASEISAGSSDLSSRTEQQAAALEETAASMEQLTATVKQNTDNARQATGLAKNASETAQKGGRVVDSVVSTMNEIAESSGKIVDITSVIDSIAFQTNILALNAAVEAARAGEQGRGFAVVAGEVRTLASRSAQAAKEIKVLIENSVSRIDTGSSQVREAGATMKEIVSAVTRVTDIMGEIASASEEQSKGIEQVAQAVSEMDSVTQQNASLVEESASAAAALEDQASELRLAVAVFQLQQSGGRRVEPAQEKLRPQPAILKPQAASASDANWETF from the coding sequence ATGAAAAATATCAAAGTTATCACCGGAATTATCACCACGCTGGGGATCTTCAGCGTGCTCTTGCTAGTGACCGGGGCGCTGTACTACTCCTCCGTCAGCAGCGATCGCCTGAACTTCCAGAATACCGGCCTGCTGAACTACCAGCAGCAGCAGCTTGGCGGCAGCTTCCAGACGCTGGTTGAAACTCGCGTCACCATCAACCGCGTGGCGATTCGCGTTCTGAAAAATCAGCGTGACCCAGCCTCGCTGGAGGCGATGAACAAGCTGTTGGCGAATGCCGGTGTGCTGCTGGCCGACGCGCAAAAGCAGTTTTCCAGCTACATGGACTCCGACGATGTGCCGGGCCAGGATAAAGCCCTCGACGACAAAGCGGCGGCCAGCTTCAAGCAAATGCATGACGTCATGGCCCAGTCCATTCAGTTCCTGAAGGCCGATAACTACCAGGCTTACGGCAACCTGGATGCCCAGCAGGCTCAGGACGATTTCAAAGCCGTTTACGGTCAGTGGCTGGCGCAGAACACCCGGCTGTTGAAGGCCGCCAGCGCGGAGAACCAAAGCAGCTACACCGGTATGCTCTGGACGCTGGGCACCATTTTACTGATTGTCATCGCGGCGCTGGTGGTTATCTGGCTGGGCCTGCAGCGCGTGCTGCTGGGACCGCTGAAAAATGTGATGGGGCATATCCAGGCTATCTCCGAGGGGGATTTAACCCGCGCGATCGACGCCGAAGGGCGCAGCGAAATGAGCCGCCTGTCTGCCGGGCTTAAAACTATGCAGCAGTCGCTGGCGAAGACCGTGAGCGTGGTGCGCGACAATGCGGATTCCATTTACACCGGGGCCAGCGAAATTTCCGCCGGCAGCAGCGATCTTTCTTCCCGCACCGAGCAGCAGGCGGCGGCGCTGGAAGAGACGGCGGCCAGTATGGAGCAGTTGACCGCGACCGTGAAGCAGAACACCGATAATGCGCGACAGGCAACCGGTCTGGCGAAAAACGCCTCCGAAACCGCGCAGAAAGGCGGTCGCGTGGTGGATAGCGTGGTCAGCACCATGAACGAAATCGCCGAAAGCTCGGGCAAAATCGTGGATATCACCAGCGTTATCGACAGCATTGCCTTCCAGACCAACATTCTGGCGCTTAACGCCGCGGTAGAAGCCGCCCGGGCGGGTGAGCAAGGGCGCGGATTTGCCGTGGTTGCGGGAGAAGTCAGAACCCTGGCCAGCCGCAGCGCACAGGCTGCGAAAGAGATCAAAGTGCTGATTGAAAACTCTGTGTCGCGCATTGATACCGGCTCCAGCCAGGTTCGTGAAGCGGGGGCCACCATGAAGGAGATCGTTTCGGCGGTCACCCGTGTGACTGACATCATGGGCGAAATTGCGTCGGCCTCTGAAGAGCAAAGCAAAGGCATTGAGCAGGTGGCGCAGGCGGTATCCGAGATGGACAGCGTGACCCAGCAGAACGCCTCGCTGGTGGAAGAGTCCGCTTCTGCCGCTGCGGCGCTTGAAGACCAGGCGAGCGAGCTGCGCCTGGCGGTGGCGGTGTTCCAGCTCCAGCAATCCGGCGGTCGCCGTGTGGAGCCGGCGCAGGAAAAACTCCGCCCACAGCCAGCCATATTAAAACCGCAGGCGGCCTCAGCCTCTGATGCTAACTGGGAAACGTTCTGA
- a CDS encoding AraC family transcriptional regulator, translated as MSIGVWFVVLPGVLSLDLSGPAETLVLARNAFDLHYIGPDPEVETSIGLTFSGIQPLPENLPPGSLLVLPGVCDSNRFFATPQAEEVRRWLTRLQPQIHSQQLNLMCVCSGALLAARAGLMHGIQCTTHHDVLERLKAAAPGAQVKDNRIFVEDRGIWTSAGITSGIDLALHLINRYCGPRMALEVAREMVVWFRRSGDDPQLSPWLRYRNHIHPAVHRAQDLLSSAPEVAWPIPEIANRVHVSPRHLSRLFQHHLGISVRDYLEQLRLAVAEQRLQQGQRMEQAASAAGFSSPRQFHRARGRSRDA; from the coding sequence ATGAGTATAGGGGTCTGGTTTGTGGTGCTGCCGGGGGTTTTGTCCCTCGATCTGAGCGGCCCGGCGGAAACGCTGGTGCTGGCGAGGAACGCATTTGATCTGCACTACATAGGGCCGGACCCTGAGGTTGAAACCTCCATCGGCCTGACTTTCAGCGGCATTCAACCGTTACCCGAAAACCTTCCCCCCGGGAGCCTGCTGGTGCTGCCCGGCGTATGCGATTCAAACCGATTTTTTGCCACGCCGCAGGCGGAAGAGGTCCGACGCTGGTTAACCCGCCTGCAGCCGCAAATCCACAGCCAGCAGCTTAATCTGATGTGCGTTTGTTCCGGGGCGTTGCTGGCAGCCAGGGCGGGGCTGATGCACGGCATTCAGTGCACCACCCATCATGACGTGCTTGAGCGACTGAAAGCCGCGGCACCGGGCGCACAGGTCAAGGATAACCGCATTTTTGTGGAAGATCGGGGTATCTGGACCAGCGCAGGGATTACGTCGGGTATCGATCTCGCTTTGCATTTGATTAACCGCTACTGCGGCCCACGGATGGCGCTGGAAGTTGCCCGAGAGATGGTGGTCTGGTTCCGCCGCTCGGGCGATGACCCGCAGCTTTCGCCCTGGCTTCGCTACCGGAACCATATTCACCCGGCGGTGCACCGCGCGCAGGATCTGCTCTCGTCTGCGCCTGAGGTGGCCTGGCCTATCCCGGAAATTGCTAACCGGGTTCACGTCAGCCCCCGGCATTTATCCCGCCTGTTTCAGCATCACCTGGGCATTTCCGTGCGCGACTACCTCGAGCAGCTCCGACTGGCGGTGGCGGAACAGCGGCTGCAGCAGGGTCAGCGCATGGAGCAGGCGGCCAGCGCCGCAGGATTTTCTTCTCCGCGCCAGTTTCATCGAGCCAGAGGCCGGAGCCGTGACGCTTAG
- a CDS encoding NADH oxidase codes for MTDAFEGLVIRSSLMPDGTLTLQAKSEIVPPPANDEIVIRVEAAPINPADCLMMFPGLKPGALEAITGDGHPEVQGVIPPDVLKRMSGRIGQALAVGNEGAGTVVAAGRDAQQYLGRVVALRDGMYAQYRLAKAADCFLLPAGVTAVEGAAASINPMTALGMVETMRREGHTALVHTAAASNLGQMLLRLCQQEGIELVNIVRRQAQVDILSGMGARHIIDSSRPDFELRLTQALEETGATLAFDAIGGGTMASTLLACMEQAQRRSLPFSRYGSPVHKQVYIYGALDPSPRLLQGDYGAAWGVGGWLMTHFLTKAGASVTQRLREKVAAELTTTFASTYAAKISLSEALDPVIITAYSSGATGTKYLLEPHALR; via the coding sequence ATGACTGACGCTTTCGAAGGCCTGGTAATCCGCTCAAGCCTGATGCCGGACGGTACGCTAACGCTGCAAGCAAAATCAGAGATAGTGCCACCACCGGCCAATGACGAAATTGTGATTCGGGTTGAAGCCGCCCCTATAAATCCCGCCGACTGCCTGATGATGTTCCCCGGCCTGAAACCAGGCGCGCTGGAGGCGATAACGGGTGATGGACACCCTGAGGTTCAGGGTGTCATTCCACCGGATGTACTAAAGAGGATGTCTGGACGTATCGGCCAGGCGCTTGCTGTCGGGAACGAAGGCGCAGGAACCGTCGTCGCGGCGGGTCGTGACGCACAGCAGTACCTGGGGCGGGTGGTGGCTTTGCGTGACGGCATGTATGCCCAATATCGGCTGGCAAAGGCCGCAGATTGCTTTTTGCTGCCGGCAGGCGTCACCGCCGTGGAAGGTGCGGCAGCGTCGATCAACCCGATGACGGCGCTGGGTATGGTTGAAACCATGAGACGGGAAGGGCACACCGCGCTGGTACATACCGCCGCGGCTTCAAATCTCGGACAAATGCTTCTCCGGCTATGCCAGCAGGAAGGTATTGAGCTGGTTAATATTGTTCGCCGCCAGGCGCAGGTCGATATTCTGTCCGGCATGGGCGCTCGCCATATCATCGACAGTTCGCGCCCGGACTTTGAGCTACGCCTGACCCAGGCGCTGGAGGAAACAGGGGCGACACTCGCTTTTGACGCCATCGGCGGAGGCACCATGGCCAGCACGCTACTGGCATGTATGGAACAGGCCCAGCGGCGCTCACTTCCGTTCAGCCGATACGGTTCACCCGTGCATAAACAGGTTTATATCTATGGCGCACTGGATCCTTCGCCTCGTCTTCTGCAGGGTGATTATGGCGCGGCATGGGGCGTTGGCGGTTGGCTGATGACCCACTTTCTCACTAAAGCCGGGGCAAGCGTCACGCAGCGGCTCCGTGAAAAGGTTGCCGCAGAGCTGACAACCACCTTTGCCAGTACTTATGCGGCGAAGATATCTCTGAGCGAAGCGCTGGATCCGGTCATCATCACGGCCTATTCCTCCGGCGCGACCGGCACTAAATATTTGCTGGAGCCCCACGCACTCAGGTAA
- a CDS encoding hydrolase, translating to MSCSALINIDTQQSFFHRSYWQQDDVPAFQEAMLELIAGCQRKGVPVVDIFHVDEDDVFSLASGFVTPMPFLRHQPEASFQKHVHNAFTDTGLDRWLRSRDINHLIICGIRTEQCCETTARVASDLGYRVSFVSEAMLTFPMSWKGVTLDSATLRHRTETVLAGRFAEIQTVAECLESLE from the coding sequence ATGTCATGTTCAGCCCTGATCAACATCGATACCCAACAGTCTTTCTTTCATCGAAGCTACTGGCAGCAGGATGATGTCCCGGCGTTCCAGGAGGCGATGCTGGAGCTTATTGCGGGCTGCCAGCGGAAAGGGGTGCCGGTAGTCGATATCTTCCATGTGGATGAAGACGATGTCTTTTCGCTGGCCTCCGGGTTTGTTACGCCGATGCCATTTTTACGCCATCAGCCAGAGGCCAGTTTCCAGAAGCACGTCCACAACGCGTTTACCGATACCGGGCTGGATCGCTGGCTCCGCTCGCGGGACATTAATCATCTGATTATCTGTGGGATCCGCACCGAGCAATGTTGCGAAACCACTGCCCGAGTGGCCTCCGACCTGGGTTACCGGGTTTCTTTTGTTAGTGAGGCAATGCTGACCTTCCCGATGAGCTGGAAAGGCGTTACGCTGGACTCCGCCACCCTGCGCCACCGTACAGAAACCGTGCTGGCGGGGAGGTTCGCCGAAATTCAAACCGTAGCCGAATGCCTGGAGTCGCTGGAATGA
- a CDS encoding glycyl-tRNA synthetase: MQKFDTKTFQGLILTLQDYWARQGCTIVQPLDMEVGAGTSHPMTCLRALGPEPMATAYVQPSRRPTDGRYGENPNRLQHYYQFQVVIKPSPDNIQELYLGSLKELGMDPEIHDIRFVEDNWENPTLGAWGLGWEVWLNGMEVTQFTYFQQVGGLECKPVTGEITYGLERLAMYIQGVDSVYDLVWSDGPLGKTTYGDVFHQNEVEQSTYNFEYADVDFLFTCFEQYEKEAQQLLALETPLPLPAYERILKAAHSFNLLDARKAISVTERQRYILRIRTLTKAVAEAYYASREALGFPMCNKNN; encoded by the coding sequence ATGCAAAAGTTTGATACCAAGACCTTTCAAGGCCTGATCCTGACTTTACAGGACTACTGGGCTCGCCAGGGCTGCACCATTGTTCAACCTTTGGACATGGAAGTGGGCGCAGGCACCTCTCACCCGATGACCTGTCTGCGTGCCCTGGGGCCGGAGCCAATGGCCACCGCTTATGTGCAGCCGTCCCGCCGTCCTACCGATGGCCGCTACGGCGAAAACCCGAACCGTTTACAGCACTACTACCAGTTCCAGGTGGTGATTAAACCTTCTCCGGACAACATTCAGGAGCTGTACCTCGGGTCGCTGAAAGAGCTGGGTATGGATCCGGAGATCCATGACATTCGTTTCGTGGAAGATAACTGGGAAAACCCAACGCTTGGCGCATGGGGCCTGGGCTGGGAAGTCTGGCTCAACGGCATGGAAGTGACGCAGTTCACTTACTTCCAGCAGGTCGGCGGCCTGGAGTGTAAGCCGGTGACCGGCGAAATCACCTACGGTTTAGAGCGTCTGGCAATGTACATTCAGGGCGTAGACAGCGTTTACGACCTCGTGTGGAGCGACGGCCCGCTGGGTAAAACTACCTACGGCGATGTGTTCCACCAGAACGAAGTGGAGCAGTCCACCTATAACTTCGAATACGCCGACGTGGACTTCCTGTTCACCTGCTTCGAGCAGTATGAGAAAGAAGCGCAGCAGCTGCTGGCGCTGGAAACTCCGCTGCCGCTGCCGGCCTACGAACGTATTCTGAAAGCCGCTCACAGCTTTAACCTGCTGGATGCGCGCAAGGCCATTTCCGTGACCGAGCGCCAGCGCTACATTCTGCGCATTCGCACCCTGACCAAAGCCGTGGCCGAAGCCTACTACGCTTCTCGTGAAGCGCTTGGCTTCCCGATGTGCAATAAGAACAACTAA
- a CDS encoding acetyltransferase, giving the protein MQQKINWIDNLRGIACLMVVMIHTTTWYITNPHAVTAFSWDLSNVLNSASRVSVPLFFMISGYLFFGERSAQQRHFLRIASCLLFYSAIALLYIWLFTPISTGLALRYILVKPVFYHLWFFFAIMVIYLLSPLIQVKKVSAVTILGLMVLLGVVANPNTVPQTLGNMRWLPVNLYINGDTFYYVLYGLLGRAIGMFDTQRKGVSGLAGGLFVICVISIALGTHRQLGINQNFAETFYVYCGPLVFIAAISLLVVAKNCLNQRPLPGLTFISRYSLGIYGFHALIIHYLRTHNIELTRWPVLDILWIFGATLAGSLLLAVGVGKLDRKKLVS; this is encoded by the coding sequence ATGCAGCAAAAAATAAACTGGATAGACAACCTTCGGGGCATCGCCTGCCTGATGGTAGTCATGATCCACACCACGACCTGGTACATCACGAATCCACACGCCGTCACCGCATTTAGCTGGGATTTATCAAACGTTCTGAACTCGGCTTCACGCGTTAGCGTCCCGCTTTTTTTCATGATTTCCGGGTATCTGTTTTTTGGCGAGCGCAGCGCACAACAGCGCCACTTTTTGCGGATAGCCAGCTGCCTGCTGTTTTATAGCGCAATTGCGCTGCTGTATATCTGGCTGTTTACCCCTATCAGCACCGGCCTTGCGCTGCGCTACATTCTGGTCAAGCCGGTGTTCTATCACCTGTGGTTTTTCTTCGCGATTATGGTGATTTACCTGCTTTCTCCGCTAATACAGGTGAAGAAGGTCAGCGCTGTGACAATCCTTGGGCTGATGGTGCTGCTCGGCGTGGTGGCAAACCCCAACACGGTGCCGCAGACGTTGGGCAACATGCGCTGGCTGCCCGTTAACCTCTACATTAACGGCGATACCTTCTACTACGTGCTTTACGGGCTGTTAGGGCGGGCGATTGGTATGTTCGATACTCAAAGAAAAGGCGTCAGCGGCCTGGCGGGTGGCCTGTTCGTGATTTGCGTTATCTCCATTGCCCTGGGCACTCACCGGCAGCTAGGCATCAACCAGAATTTCGCCGAAACCTTCTACGTCTACTGCGGCCCGCTGGTGTTTATCGCGGCTATCAGCCTGCTGGTCGTCGCGAAGAACTGCCTGAACCAGCGTCCGCTGCCCGGCCTGACGTTTATCTCACGCTACTCGCTGGGGATTTATGGTTTTCATGCGCTGATTATCCATTACCTGCGCACCCATAATATCGAGCTGACCCGCTGGCCGGTGCTGGATATTCTGTGGATTTTCGGCGCGACGCTGGCGGGCAGCCTGCTACTGGCCGTTGGCGTTGGAAAGCTCGACCGCAAAAAACTGGTTAGCTAA